The window CCGGTCGCCTCTTGCTGGGCAGCGCCCACGAAGTCCGCACCGCCGCTGTTTCGCGCGCCCGATGGTCCATCGCTATCGCCGCTTTTGCGATAGGCCTGCTTGGTTGGCTTAACCTCGTCCTCGGTTGCGGTCATCGGGGGGAGGTTGTCGTTCGGATTGTCATTGGGATTGTTCATGGTCTTATCTTCCTGGATAGACGGGGAATGCGTCACACAGTGAAGCGACGCGCTGCTGCACCGAACGTTCCACATCCGGATCGCCGTCCGCACCCTGTCTCGAAAGGCCGTCCACCACTACTGCAATCAACTGGCCGATGGTGCGGAATTCTTGGGTGCCGAAGCCTCGCGTGGTGCCGGCAGGTGTGCCGAGGCGGATACCGCTGGTAACGAACGGACTGCGCGTATCGTAAGGAATGCCGTTCTTGTTGCAGGTCAGCCAGGCACGATCGAGGCCCTTTTCGGCGTCCTTGCCGGTGACGTTCTTGGCAGTCAGATCGACCAACATGGAGTGGTTATCCGTCCCGCCCGACACGATCCGCAAGCCGTTCTCTTCAAGGCTTGCGGCCAGCGCGCGGGCATTGTCGACCACGGCTGCCGCATATTCGGCGAAGTCGGGACGCAATGCTTCGCAAAATGCCACGGCCTTTGCCGCAACGATGTGCATCAGCGGGCCGCCCTGCAAGCCGGGGAAGACTGCCATGTTGAGCGGCTTCGTAAGTTCGGGATCGTTCCAGAGCATGATGCCCGACCGCGGGCCTCGCAGGCTTTTATGCGTAGTGCTGGTCACGATATCGGCATGGGGGAAGGGCGATGGATGCGCGCCGCCCGCGACCAGGCCGGAGATGTGGCTCATATCGACCATCAGGTAGGCACCGACCTCGTCCGCGACCTTGCGGAATGCCGCCCAGTCCCATGTGCGCGAATATGCCGTACCGCCGGCGATGATAAGCTTGGGCTTGTGCTCCTTGGCGGTCGCCATCACGGCGTCCATGTCGATCAGCTCGTCTTCCTTGCGCACCCCGTACGCCACCGGGTTGAACCATTTGCCGGACATGTTGACGGGGCTGCCATGCGTCAGGTGACCGCCTGAATTCAGGTCAAGACCCATAAAGGTGTCGCCCGGCTGCAAAAGTGCAAGAAAAACCGCTTGGTTCATTTGGCTACCGGAATTCGGCTGCACATTGGCAAAATCACATCCAAACAACTGTTTGGCGCGATCTATTGCCAGGGTTTCGACCACGTCGGCATATTCGCATCCGCCATAATAGCGTTTGCCTGGGTAACCCTCTGCGTACTTGTTCGTGAAGACGGAGCCGGCGGCTTCCAGAACGGCACTGCTGGCGATATTTTCCGAAGCAATCAGTTCGATCCGGTCGCGTTGCCGCTCCAGCTCGCCATCGATTGCGGCGGCAATGTCCGGATCGGCATCGGACAGGCTGTCATGCCAGAAACGGTCCATCGGCTCGCGATTTCGGTCGGATGCTGCTTGGGTCGCCATCATGAATCTTTCAGGTTCGAGAGTTTATCGACGCGGCGCTGGTGGCGGCCGCCCAGGAAATTGGTTTCGAGAAAAGCCGTCACGCACGCTTTCGCCATGTCGCTACCGGTTAGCCGCGCACCCATAGCGATACAGTTCGCATCGTTATGTTCGCGGGCGAGACTGGCGGACAGAGGCTCCGATACGAGGGCGCAACGTACCGCTGCATTGCGGTTGACCGCAATCGAGATACCGATCCCGCTCCCACATAGCGCGATACCGCGCTCCGCCGTATCGTCCGCAACCACGCTGGCCAGCTTCGCGCCGTAATCGGGATAGTCTACGCTTTCGCCCGGTTCAGGACCGAGATCCGCAACTTCGTGTCCATTTTCGACCAGCCAATCGCGCAGATCGGCCTTTAATTCGGTCGCAGCATGATCGGAAGCTATGGCAATGCGCATCGGGACGGGGCCTTGGGTGTGGGCGGGTGTTGGGAACTGCGAAGGAGCTGCATATAATGGTCCCGCGCGCCAAAGGCTACCGATAACCCGCACTATTCCACGGCTACACGCGTGGCCGAAACCCCGTGTCCCTTGACGATCAGAGATCACGTCAGC of the Alteripontixanthobacter maritimus genome contains:
- the glyA gene encoding serine hydroxymethyltransferase gives rise to the protein MATQAASDRNREPMDRFWHDSLSDADPDIAAAIDGELERQRDRIELIASENIASSAVLEAAGSVFTNKYAEGYPGKRYYGGCEYADVVETLAIDRAKQLFGCDFANVQPNSGSQMNQAVFLALLQPGDTFMGLDLNSGGHLTHGSPVNMSGKWFNPVAYGVRKEDELIDMDAVMATAKEHKPKLIIAGGTAYSRTWDWAAFRKVADEVGAYLMVDMSHISGLVAGGAHPSPFPHADIVTSTTHKSLRGPRSGIMLWNDPELTKPLNMAVFPGLQGGPLMHIVAAKAVAFCEALRPDFAEYAAAVVDNARALAASLEENGLRIVSGGTDNHSMLVDLTAKNVTGKDAEKGLDRAWLTCNKNGIPYDTRSPFVTSGIRLGTPAGTTRGFGTQEFRTIGQLIAVVVDGLSRQGADGDPDVERSVQQRVASLCDAFPVYPGR
- the rpiB gene encoding ribose 5-phosphate isomerase B, whose translation is MRIAIASDHAATELKADLRDWLVENGHEVADLGPEPGESVDYPDYGAKLASVVADDTAERGIALCGSGIGISIAVNRNAAVRCALVSEPLSASLAREHNDANCIAMGARLTGSDMAKACVTAFLETNFLGGRHQRRVDKLSNLKDS